Proteins co-encoded in one Vibrio aquimaris genomic window:
- the glnD gene encoding bifunctional uridylyltransferase/uridylyl-removing protein GlnD produces MSYQSPSSLQDDEISVAKLKSQLKKFADDQKDLFTSHNSISELVLGRANYMDGVLKRLWQYFGFTKEPDICLVAVGGYGRGELHPLSDIDILISSTHVLPESLNAKISRFITFLWDLKLEVGHAVRTISECSSIGREDLTVATNLQESRWLCGCEETFDKLQLEIHSESFWPTETFYKAKVQEQRDRHSRYHDTTYNLEPDIKSTPGGLRDIHTLGWIARRHFGATSLLEMSQYGFLTDAEYRELLECQNYLWRVRFALHLQLKRYDNRLTFAHQVQVAESLGYSGEGNRGVEMMMKEFYRTLRRVAELNKMLLKLFDQAILNNGIEHDPEILSQDFQRRGPLIEARKPALFQSRPETILDMFLHIANDSTIESVAPSTLRQLRTARRRLNKFLHTIPAAREKFIELCRHPNSLTRAFVLMHKLGVLATYLPQWSQIVGQMQFDLFHVYTVDEHSVRLLKHIHTFSQPENHQKHPICCEVFPRIQKKELLIIAAIFHDIAKGRGGDHSEIGAEEAYEFCISHGLSNHEAKLVSWLVRYHLLMSVTAQRRDIYDPDVINEFAKQVRDEEYLEYLVCLTVADICATNPALWNSWKRTLLAELFYSTQRALRRGLENPVDVRERIRHNQQLASALLRKEGFSARDIEVLWQRFKADYFLRHSHKQIAWHSTHILRHSDHSQPLILISKKATRGGTEVFVYSRDQHALFASIVATLDRRNLNVHDAQVMTSKDGYVLDTFMVLDQHGKVIDESRHDAIIKQLVRTLGNGRSNKIRTRRPHRNLQHFKVKTRVEFLPTKGKKRTLLEFVALDTPGLLAIVGATFADLNLHLHGAKITTIGERAEDLFIITNAQGIKLTEEEELDLQQQLIESVNKLTP; encoded by the coding sequence ATGTCTTATCAATCGCCTTCTAGCTTACAGGACGATGAAATATCAGTTGCAAAACTTAAGTCTCAACTTAAGAAGTTTGCTGACGACCAAAAAGATCTATTCACCTCGCATAACTCGATATCAGAGCTTGTCTTGGGCCGTGCAAACTACATGGATGGAGTGCTTAAAAGGCTTTGGCAATATTTCGGCTTTACTAAAGAACCTGATATTTGTCTGGTTGCTGTAGGTGGTTACGGTAGAGGTGAACTGCACCCTCTTTCCGACATTGATATATTGATCAGCTCAACCCATGTTTTGCCTGAAAGCCTGAATGCAAAAATAAGCCGCTTTATTACTTTTTTGTGGGATCTGAAACTCGAAGTTGGGCACGCAGTAAGAACCATAAGTGAATGCTCATCAATTGGTAGAGAAGACTTGACTGTCGCGACTAACCTTCAGGAATCGCGATGGCTTTGCGGCTGTGAAGAAACCTTTGATAAACTGCAACTTGAGATTCATTCAGAGTCATTTTGGCCCACTGAAACCTTTTATAAAGCAAAGGTTCAAGAGCAGCGAGACCGTCATTCTCGCTACCATGATACAACCTATAATTTAGAGCCCGATATAAAGTCAACACCTGGGGGATTGCGTGATATTCATACCTTAGGCTGGATCGCAAGAAGGCATTTTGGCGCCACTTCATTACTTGAAATGAGTCAATATGGCTTTTTGACTGATGCGGAATATCGCGAGCTCTTAGAATGCCAAAATTACCTATGGCGGGTACGTTTTGCTCTGCACCTGCAGCTAAAAAGATACGACAATCGCTTAACGTTCGCTCATCAAGTACAAGTTGCCGAGAGCCTTGGTTATTCGGGAGAAGGCAACCGCGGCGTTGAAATGATGATGAAAGAGTTCTATCGCACACTTAGACGTGTAGCTGAACTCAATAAAATGTTACTCAAACTATTTGACCAAGCGATTTTAAATAATGGTATTGAGCACGACCCTGAAATACTGAGTCAGGACTTTCAAAGACGTGGCCCTCTGATTGAAGCCCGTAAACCCGCGCTGTTTCAATCTCGCCCAGAAACCATTCTTGATATGTTTTTGCATATAGCTAATGATTCAACCATTGAAAGTGTGGCGCCCTCAACACTTCGTCAACTAAGAACCGCTCGAAGACGGTTGAATAAGTTTCTTCACACGATTCCAGCAGCCAGAGAAAAGTTTATCGAACTTTGTCGCCACCCAAACTCTCTTACTCGAGCATTTGTTTTGATGCACAAGCTCGGTGTATTGGCAACATACTTGCCACAATGGAGTCAAATTGTTGGCCAAATGCAGTTTGACTTATTCCACGTTTACACGGTTGATGAACACAGCGTCCGCCTTCTAAAACACATTCATACTTTTAGCCAGCCAGAAAATCATCAAAAGCACCCTATTTGCTGCGAAGTTTTTCCTCGGATACAAAAAAAAGAGCTACTTATAATAGCCGCTATTTTTCATGACATAGCCAAAGGCCGTGGCGGCGATCATTCTGAAATAGGGGCGGAAGAAGCGTATGAGTTTTGTATCAGCCATGGTCTATCAAATCATGAAGCTAAACTCGTTTCTTGGTTGGTCAGATACCATTTGTTAATGTCTGTAACCGCTCAAAGGCGCGATATTTATGACCCTGATGTTATCAACGAATTCGCTAAACAGGTAAGAGATGAAGAATATTTAGAATACCTAGTTTGCTTAACTGTTGCCGATATTTGTGCAACCAACCCTGCCCTCTGGAACAGTTGGAAGCGAACCTTACTAGCAGAGTTATTCTATTCTACTCAAAGGGCACTACGTCGAGGACTTGAGAACCCAGTCGATGTGAGAGAAAGAATACGTCACAACCAACAACTCGCCTCAGCCCTTTTAAGAAAGGAAGGGTTCAGCGCCAGAGATATTGAGGTGCTATGGCAACGATTTAAAGCCGATTACTTTCTCAGACATTCACACAAGCAAATTGCCTGGCACAGTACTCACATTCTGCGCCACAGCGATCACTCTCAACCTCTTATCCTTATATCCAAAAAGGCCACTCGTGGTGGTACAGAAGTATTTGTCTATAGCCGTGATCAACATGCGCTCTTTGCATCCATAGTCGCCACATTAGATAGAAGAAACTTAAACGTACATGATGCGCAAGTCATGACAAGCAAAGATGGGTATGTGCTCGATACCTTTATGGTACTTGATCAACACGGCAAGGTCATAGACGAGAGCCGCCATGATGCTATCATAAAGCAGTTAGTGCGCACTTTGGGTAACGGACGCTCAAACAAAATAAGAACGCGCCGTCCTCATCGTAACTTACAACATTTCAAAGTAAAAACCCGAGTTGAGTTTCTGCCAACAAAAGGTAAGAAGCGTACTCTACTTGAATTCGTAGCGCTTGATACTCCGGGTTTACTGGCAATTGTTGGTGCAACCTTTGCTGACCTAAACCTGCATCTCCATGGCGCTAAAATTACAACAATCGGTGAACGAGCCGAGGATTTATTTATTATTACTAATGCTCAAGGTATTAAGCTTACTGAAGAAGAAGAACTCGATCTTCAACAGCAGCTCATAGAAAGTGTCAACAAGCTGACTCCTTAG
- a CDS encoding DUF3461 family protein, which yields MFQHLTALGIQEPKQIERYSLRQEAHKDVLKIYFRKQKGELFAKSVKFKYPRQVKNVLVDGGSNKYKEVTEINRNLTLIIDELNTITKPQKLAKVDTKEKILSDLRHLEKVVSSKIAEIEADLEKLK from the coding sequence ATGTTTCAACACCTCACAGCGTTAGGAATTCAAGAACCTAAACAAATTGAACGTTACTCCCTCAGGCAAGAGGCACACAAAGACGTATTAAAAATTTACTTTCGTAAGCAAAAAGGCGAACTATTCGCAAAAAGCGTCAAATTCAAATACCCGAGACAAGTTAAAAATGTGTTGGTGGATGGAGGAAGCAATAAGTATAAGGAAGTGACGGAAATAAATCGTAACCTAACGCTTATTATTGATGAGTTGAATACCATCACTAAACCCCAAAAACTAGCAAAAGTAGACACTAAGGAAAAAATCCTTTCAGATCTGCGCCACCTTGAAAAGGTCGTTTCAAGCAAAATAGCCGAAATAGAAGCTGACCTTGAGAAGCTGAAATAA
- the pgpA gene encoding phosphatidylglycerophosphatase A has protein sequence MTNPLLLISLKNPWHLLATGFGSGLSPYMPGTVGTLAAIPFYLLLAQLPLPAYMITLVVASIAGIKICQITSDSMGVHDHGAIVWDEFVGFWITMLVVPLFHLSVTDWKWLLTGFALFRFFDMLKPWPINWLDNHVHGGFGIMLDDIVAGVMAFASLYLVGRLAGWV, from the coding sequence ATGACAAACCCCTTACTTCTTATATCACTTAAAAACCCTTGGCACCTTCTGGCAACTGGATTTGGTAGCGGTTTATCCCCCTATATGCCAGGCACTGTCGGAACACTGGCTGCTATTCCTTTTTACCTTCTGTTAGCTCAACTACCTTTACCTGCTTACATGATTACCCTAGTGGTGGCATCCATAGCCGGAATTAAAATATGCCAAATAACTTCAGATAGTATGGGTGTCCATGATCATGGAGCTATCGTATGGGATGAATTTGTCGGGTTTTGGATTACCATGCTGGTTGTCCCTTTATTTCACCTTTCTGTCACTGACTGGAAGTGGCTATTGACTGGTTTTGCACTGTTTAGATTTTTTGACATGCTAAAGCCATGGCCTATCAACTGGCTGGATAATCATGTCCATGGCGGTTTTGGTATTATGCTTGACGATATTGTCGCTGGTGTTATGGCGTTTGCCTCGCTTTACCTCGTTGGAAGGCTAGCTGGCTGGGTATAA
- the thiL gene encoding thiamine-phosphate kinase, which yields MFGEFNLIEKYFVGRQSRRKDVLLAAGDDCALLKVPEGMSLAVSTDTLVAGTHFLKEANPAWVAHKALAANISDLAAMGATPAWVSLALTLPKPNESWLAPFCNSFFKLADYFDIHLIGGDTTKGPLSLTLTVQGFVDAEKALRRDGARVGDWIYVTGELGDSQAGLDVILNKELRNKPFAEQLEQAHYLSTPRVLAGQALLGIASSAIDISDGLAADLKHILRCSDVGAHLELSELPVSSQLIQFIGSVDKAQQYALTSGEEYELCFTVPEQYKGAIDAALAHCGCQVSCIGQIRPKGQFLLSNKGQPLDWPQQGFDHFQ from the coding sequence ATGTTTGGTGAATTTAATCTTATTGAGAAATATTTTGTAGGTCGTCAGTCTCGTCGTAAAGATGTGTTGCTAGCGGCCGGGGATGATTGCGCTCTACTCAAAGTGCCAGAAGGCATGTCTTTGGCGGTCAGCACAGATACACTAGTTGCAGGAACACATTTCCTCAAAGAGGCTAACCCCGCTTGGGTAGCCCACAAAGCTTTGGCTGCAAATATAAGTGATTTAGCGGCTATGGGAGCGACACCGGCTTGGGTATCATTAGCTTTGACTCTACCAAAGCCCAATGAGTCTTGGCTAGCGCCGTTTTGCAATTCTTTTTTTAAGCTTGCAGATTATTTTGATATCCATTTAATTGGCGGAGATACAACCAAAGGCCCGTTGAGTTTAACGCTCACAGTGCAAGGCTTTGTTGACGCAGAAAAGGCACTCCGAAGAGATGGCGCACGAGTTGGTGATTGGATCTATGTGACGGGAGAGTTGGGAGACAGTCAGGCCGGTTTGGATGTAATTCTTAATAAAGAGCTGCGTAATAAACCATTTGCTGAGCAACTTGAACAAGCACACTATTTATCAACTCCGCGCGTTTTGGCAGGGCAAGCGCTTCTAGGGATAGCAAGCTCGGCGATTGATATTTCTGATGGCTTAGCAGCTGATTTGAAACATATTCTTAGGTGCTCTGATGTTGGCGCTCACCTTGAACTTAGCGAGCTTCCCGTTTCTAGTCAATTGATTCAGTTTATCGGCAGCGTGGATAAAGCTCAGCAATACGCACTCACAAGTGGTGAAGAATATGAGTTATGCTTCACAGTCCCGGAGCAGTATAAAGGAGCGATTGACGCTGCGTTAGCACATTGTGGTTGTCAGGTGAGTTGTATTGGACAAATTCGTCCCAAGGGACAGTTTTTGCTATCAAATAAAGGGCAACCTCTTGACTGGCCTCAGCAAGGCTTCGATCATTTTCAATAG
- the nusB gene encoding transcription antitermination factor NusB, whose protein sequence is MGASVKPAARRNARRFALQAIYSWQITKENVATIEEQFLSGGKYDEEEHHAAEPALIAPDTDVAYFRDLLTGVVLSHTELDSKIRPYTARPMQDLDMMELALLRLAMYEMTRREDVPYKVVINEAIELAKVFAAEDSHKFVNGVLDKAAPHVRKK, encoded by the coding sequence ATGGGGGCCAGTGTGAAACCAGCCGCACGTCGTAATGCACGTCGATTCGCTCTGCAAGCGATCTACTCATGGCAAATTACTAAAGAAAATGTTGCCACTATTGAAGAGCAGTTTTTATCTGGTGGTAAGTATGATGAAGAAGAGCATCATGCAGCAGAACCTGCGTTGATAGCGCCAGATACTGATGTCGCATACTTCCGTGATTTATTAACCGGTGTGGTGTTAAGTCACACAGAACTGGACAGTAAAATTCGCCCTTATACGGCTCGTCCAATGCAAGATTTGGATATGATGGAGCTTGCTTTGCTTCGTCTGGCTATGTATGAAATGACTCGTCGTGAAGATGTACCATATAAAGTGGTTATTAATGAAGCTATTGAGTTGGCAAAAGTTTTTGCAGCTGAAGATAGCCACAAATTTGTGAATGGTGTGCTGGATAAAGCAGCACCACATGTTCGTAAAAAGTAG
- the ribH gene encoding 6,7-dimethyl-8-ribityllumazine synthase codes for MKVIEGGFPAPNAKIAIVISRFNSFINESLLSGAIDTLKRHGQVSDDNITVVRCPGAVELPLVAQRVAKTGKFDAIVSLGTVIRGGTPHFEYVCSECNKGLAQVSLEYSLPVAFGVLTVDTIDQAIERAGTKAGNKGAEAALSALEMINVLSEIDS; via the coding sequence ATGAAAGTGATCGAGGGTGGCTTCCCAGCGCCAAACGCAAAAATTGCTATCGTTATTTCTCGTTTCAACAGTTTTATTAACGAAAGTCTATTGTCTGGTGCAATCGATACTTTAAAGCGTCATGGGCAAGTTAGTGATGACAACATCACTGTCGTACGTTGTCCCGGAGCGGTAGAGCTTCCTTTAGTTGCGCAACGTGTGGCTAAAACGGGTAAGTTTGATGCTATTGTGTCACTAGGTACAGTGATCCGTGGCGGTACGCCTCATTTTGAATATGTTTGCAGTGAGTGTAACAAGGGTTTGGCTCAAGTGTCGTTGGAATATAGCCTTCCAGTTGCATTTGGTGTCTTGACTGTTGATACCATAGACCAAGCTATTGAGCGCGCAGGAACCAAGGCTGGTAATAAAGGTGCAGAGGCTGCACTAAGCGCACTTGAAATGATTAACGTTTTATCTGAAATCGATTCCTAA
- the ribBA gene encoding bifunctional 3,4-dihydroxy-2-butanone-4-phosphate synthase/GTP cyclohydrolase II, giving the protein MPISTPQEIIEDIRLGKMVILMDDEDRENEGDLIMAAEHVTPEAINFMATHGRGLICLTMTKERCEHLGLPPMVQDNNAQFTTNFTVSIEAAEGVTTGISAADRAKTVQAAVAIDAKAADLVQPGHIFPLAAQEGGVLTRAGHTEAGCDLARLAGLEPAGVIVEILNQDGTMARRPDLEVFAEKHAIKLGTIADLIEYRNNTETTIERVAQCQLPTEYGEFELVTYRDTIDNQVHYALCKGEISEHVPLVRVHLQDTFTDLLRSDRNVERSWTLDKAMKRIGKEGGVLVILGNEESSDLLIHRVKMFEAQDKGQAPTLAKKQGTSRRVGVGSQILADIGVRDMRLLSSTNKKYHALGGFGLNVVEYVCE; this is encoded by the coding sequence ATGCCAATTAGTACTCCGCAGGAAATCATAGAAGACATTCGTCTAGGTAAGATGGTTATTTTGATGGATGATGAAGATCGCGAGAATGAAGGCGATCTTATCATGGCGGCAGAGCATGTAACCCCTGAAGCCATAAATTTTATGGCGACTCACGGCAGAGGGCTCATCTGCCTGACCATGACTAAGGAACGCTGTGAGCATTTGGGTCTTCCACCCATGGTTCAGGATAATAATGCCCAGTTTACGACAAACTTTACCGTTTCTATTGAAGCTGCTGAGGGCGTTACCACTGGTATCTCTGCCGCTGACAGAGCCAAAACCGTTCAAGCTGCGGTTGCCATTGATGCCAAAGCTGCTGACTTAGTACAACCAGGGCATATTTTTCCACTTGCGGCACAGGAAGGTGGCGTGCTCACTCGGGCTGGCCATACAGAAGCTGGATGTGATCTTGCGAGGTTAGCAGGGCTTGAGCCAGCAGGAGTGATTGTCGAAATTCTTAACCAAGATGGCACTATGGCTCGTCGTCCTGACTTGGAAGTGTTTGCTGAAAAGCATGCTATTAAGCTTGGGACTATTGCTGATCTTATCGAGTATCGTAATAACACAGAGACGACGATAGAGCGTGTTGCACAGTGTCAATTGCCTACTGAGTATGGTGAGTTTGAATTGGTCACTTATCGAGACACTATTGATAACCAAGTGCATTATGCCCTGTGTAAAGGTGAGATAAGCGAGCATGTACCTCTAGTTCGAGTACATCTTCAAGATACGTTTACAGATTTACTACGCAGTGATAGAAATGTTGAGCGTAGCTGGACTTTAGATAAAGCCATGAAGCGGATTGGCAAAGAAGGTGGTGTGTTAGTCATTCTTGGCAATGAAGAATCGAGCGATCTTCTTATCCATCGCGTGAAAATGTTTGAAGCTCAGGATAAGGGGCAAGCTCCGACTTTGGCCAAAAAGCAAGGTACTTCTCGACGTGTTGGTGTTGGATCGCAGATTTTGGCTGATATCGGTGTTCGCGATATGCGTCTTCTTTCTTCGACAAATAAGAAGTATCACGCACTGGGTGGATTTGGCCTAAATGTAGTTGAGTACGTTTGCGAATAA
- a CDS encoding riboflavin synthase: protein MFTGIIEAVGTLTAITPQGEDISVTVEAGKLDMSDVKLGDSIATNGVCLTVVDCSSTGYTADLSLETLNKTAFTDYQVGSKVNLEKAMLPTTRFGGHIVSGHVDGVGEIVERNQVGRAIEFWVSMPQELSKYLAEKGSITVDGISLTVNALRKNAFKLTIVPHTGDETTIKDFHVGRKVNLEVDVLARYMERLLTSQSSQPESRLTMEFLQQNGFA from the coding sequence ATGTTTACAGGAATTATAGAAGCGGTTGGTACATTGACTGCAATCACTCCTCAAGGTGAAGACATTAGTGTAACGGTTGAAGCCGGCAAGCTTGATATGTCTGATGTGAAACTTGGCGATAGTATTGCTACTAACGGGGTTTGCCTGACAGTCGTTGATTGTAGCTCGACCGGCTACACTGCTGATTTATCTTTGGAAACGCTCAATAAAACGGCTTTTACTGACTATCAGGTGGGGAGTAAGGTCAACTTGGAAAAGGCCATGCTACCCACGACTCGATTTGGTGGTCATATCGTCTCTGGACATGTTGATGGCGTAGGGGAAATTGTCGAGCGTAACCAAGTAGGTAGGGCGATCGAATTTTGGGTTTCAATGCCTCAAGAATTGTCTAAATATCTAGCCGAAAAAGGTTCTATTACCGTTGATGGCATTAGCTTAACGGTTAATGCCTTGCGAAAGAATGCGTTTAAGCTGACGATAGTGCCTCATACCGGAGATGAAACGACCATTAAAGACTTTCATGTTGGACGTAAAGTTAATCTAGAAGTTGATGTACTGGCTCGTTATATGGAGCGTCTGTTAACAAGTCAATCCTCACAACCAGAATCACGCTTAACCATGGAGTTTCTCCAGCAAAACGGTTTCGCTTAA
- the ribD gene encoding bifunctional diaminohydroxyphosphoribosylaminopyrimidine deaminase/5-amino-6-(5-phosphoribosylamino)uracil reductase RibD: MSEFSSLDYKMMSRAINLAKGGIYTTPPNPNVGCVITRDDAIVGEGFHYRAGEPHAEVNALNMAGDKAVGSTVYVTLEPCSHYGRTPPCASALIQARVAKVICAMEDPNPKVEGINMLRDAGIEVQVGLLKSDAEALNPAFIKRMQTGLPFVQLKMAASIDGQTALSNGESKWITSAQARSDVQKYRAQSDAILSTSKTVIEDNASLNVRWSELPETVKSQLAENEVRQPKRVILDRQNLLTSELKLFSTKGPRIIVSQQGDLSPHLAPSGQIDLVPTFADLASNFGINHLWVEAGATLATSLIKQGIVDELVLYLSPKLMGSDGRGLLGALGLQSMQETIELNFRDITQIGPDIRIIAKVENKES, encoded by the coding sequence ATGTCTGAATTCTCTTCTCTAGATTATAAAATGATGTCGCGTGCCATTAATTTGGCTAAAGGCGGCATCTATACTACGCCACCCAACCCAAACGTAGGGTGTGTTATTACCCGTGATGACGCCATTGTTGGCGAAGGTTTTCACTATCGTGCAGGCGAACCCCATGCTGAAGTTAATGCACTTAATATGGCAGGGGACAAAGCCGTTGGTTCAACTGTTTATGTCACACTCGAACCTTGCTCTCATTACGGTAGAACCCCTCCTTGTGCATCTGCTTTGATTCAGGCTAGAGTGGCAAAGGTTATTTGTGCGATGGAAGACCCTAATCCCAAAGTTGAAGGCATTAACATGCTTCGAGATGCTGGTATTGAAGTGCAAGTTGGTCTTTTAAAAAGCGATGCAGAGGCTTTGAATCCCGCCTTTATTAAAAGGATGCAAACTGGGCTTCCTTTTGTGCAATTGAAAATGGCAGCCAGCATTGATGGTCAAACCGCTTTATCAAATGGCGAAAGCAAGTGGATTACTTCTGCGCAAGCTCGAAGCGATGTACAGAAATATCGCGCTCAATCTGATGCTATTTTATCAACCAGCAAGACGGTGATTGAGGATAATGCTTCTCTCAATGTGCGTTGGTCTGAGCTACCTGAAACGGTCAAAAGCCAACTTGCCGAGAATGAAGTGCGTCAACCTAAACGAGTTATTTTAGACAGGCAAAACCTGCTTACGTCCGAGCTTAAGCTTTTCTCAACCAAAGGGCCGCGTATTATTGTGTCTCAGCAGGGTGATCTCAGTCCTCATCTTGCTCCTAGTGGTCAAATTGATTTAGTTCCCACATTTGCTGATTTGGCATCAAACTTTGGAATTAATCACCTTTGGGTAGAGGCGGGAGCCACCCTAGCTACCAGCTTAATTAAGCAAGGGATAGTGGATGAGTTAGTGTTGTACTTGTCGCCGAAACTCATGGGCAGTGATGGTAGAGGCTTGCTTGGTGCGCTTGGTTTACAGTCGATGCAAGAAACAATAGAACTTAATTTCCGCGATATAACGCAGATTGGTCCTGATATTCGTATTATTGCTAAAGTAGAAAACAAAGAATCATAG
- the nrdR gene encoding transcriptional regulator NrdR has translation MHCPFCAENDTKVIDSRLVADGHQVRRRRQCLACSERFTTFETAELVMPRVIKSNGNREPFDENKMIGGLQRALEKRPVSADSVELSISMIKSQLRATGEREVSSEMIGNLVMDQLKELDKVAYIRFASVYRSFEDIREFGEEIARLED, from the coding sequence ATGCATTGTCCTTTTTGCGCAGAGAATGACACCAAAGTGATCGATTCTCGTTTGGTGGCTGATGGCCATCAAGTTCGTCGTCGCAGGCAGTGTTTAGCCTGTAGTGAGCGTTTTACCACTTTTGAAACCGCTGAGTTGGTAATGCCTCGAGTAATTAAATCAAATGGAAACCGTGAGCCCTTCGATGAAAATAAAATGATTGGTGGGCTTCAGCGTGCGTTAGAAAAGCGTCCCGTGAGTGCAGATTCGGTTGAACTCTCAATAAGTATGATTAAGTCACAACTTCGAGCGACAGGTGAGCGAGAAGTTTCCAGTGAGATGATTGGTAATTTAGTGATGGATCAACTTAAAGAGCTCGACAAAGTTGCTTATATTCGTTTTGCTTCCGTTTATCGAAGTTTTGAAGATATTCGAGAATTCGGTGAAGAAATAGCGCGTCTGGAAGATTGA
- a CDS encoding glutamate-5-semialdehyde dehydrogenase, producing MELISIGKAAKQATFQLANASTAQKNHALAIIADELEANCARILEANAKDIELGRESGMSEALLDRLLLDETRLASIADDVRNVIKLDDPIGSEIESKVLENGMSLARRRVPLGVVGVIYEARPNVTIDIASLCLKTGNASILRGGKETFFSNMELVKVIQSALERADLPAASVQYIEKPDRELVSQLLKLDDYVDMIIPRGGAGLHKMCKENSTIPVIIGGFGISHIFVDESADLEKSVNVIENAKVQRPSACNALDTLLVHQDIAADLLIKLKTRMQNKVTFVAEPAAKALLGDAENVRDSAEGDFDTEWLSHTLGVKVVSDIAQAIDHMREHNASHSDAIMTNSLESAERFINSVDSAAVYVNASTRFTDGAQFGLGAEVAVSTQKLHARGPMGLEELTSYKWVGKANYLVRA from the coding sequence TTGGAACTGATTTCTATAGGTAAGGCTGCAAAGCAAGCTACATTTCAACTAGCTAACGCATCGACAGCACAAAAAAATCATGCTTTGGCGATAATTGCCGATGAATTGGAAGCCAACTGTGCCCGCATTCTTGAAGCCAATGCCAAGGATATTGAGCTTGGGAGAGAGTCGGGGATGAGTGAGGCATTACTTGACCGCCTTTTACTTGATGAAACTCGTTTAGCCTCTATCGCTGATGATGTTCGAAATGTGATAAAGCTTGATGATCCTATCGGGAGCGAAATAGAGAGTAAAGTCCTCGAAAATGGCATGTCGCTGGCTCGCCGCCGAGTACCGCTGGGGGTAGTGGGTGTGATTTATGAAGCGCGCCCAAATGTAACCATAGATATTGCTTCTTTATGTTTAAAAACGGGTAATGCCAGCATCCTTCGGGGTGGTAAAGAGACGTTTTTCTCCAATATGGAGTTGGTCAAGGTTATCCAATCTGCATTGGAGAGGGCTGATCTTCCAGCAGCTTCGGTACAATATATTGAAAAGCCAGATAGGGAGTTAGTTTCTCAGCTTTTAAAGCTCGACGATTATGTTGATATGATTATTCCGCGTGGTGGTGCTGGTTTACACAAAATGTGCAAAGAGAACAGTACGATACCCGTAATAATCGGTGGCTTTGGTATTAGCCATATCTTTGTCGATGAAAGTGCGGACTTGGAAAAGTCAGTTAATGTGATTGAAAATGCAAAAGTTCAACGCCCATCGGCTTGTAACGCACTCGATACTTTGCTGGTTCATCAGGATATAGCCGCCGATTTGCTGATAAAACTGAAAACTCGCATGCAAAACAAAGTAACTTTTGTTGCAGAGCCAGCCGCGAAAGCATTGCTAGGCGATGCAGAAAACGTTCGTGATAGTGCAGAAGGAGACTTTGATACCGAATGGTTAAGTCACACTCTGGGTGTAAAAGTTGTATCAGATATAGCACAAGCGATTGACCATATGCGAGAGCATAATGCCAGTCATTCAGATGCAATCATGACAAATAGCTTAGAAAGTGCAGAGCGATTCATAAACTCTGTCGATTCAGCCGCGGTCTATGTTAATGCATCAACCCGATTCACTGATGGTGCACAATTTGGCCTTGGAGCTGAGGTAGCTGTATCGACGCAGAAACTGCATGCTAGAGGCCCTATGGGACTTGAAGAGCTAACCAGTTATAAATGGGTTGGTAAAGCTAACTATCTAGTACGAGCTTAA